One stretch of Anabas testudineus chromosome 24, fAnaTes1.2, whole genome shotgun sequence DNA includes these proteins:
- the gnpat gene encoding dihydroxyacetone phosphate acyltransferase isoform X2 yields the protein MASKADYLHRDPMLKKRDDFEDMLEERRNSSDLRYALRCYTPVLYRGVTPCKSSVLKSMVLQSDHIHYVINQVSKETGRATDDVQEEASAILEEMAHRLQLSTVRFFAFTLSKIFKTLFRSICVNEEGIQRLQQAIQEHPVVLLPSHRSYMDFLLMSYLLYTYDLALPVIAAGMDFMGMKIVGEMLRMSGAFFIRRSFGGDKLYWAVFSEYVKTMLRNGFAPVEFFLEGTRSRTCKSLTPKLGLLNIVMDPFLKGEVFDISVVPVSISYERILEETLYARELLGVPKPKESTSALFKARKVLSEDYGSIHVYFGQPVSIRSMAEGRVNRCQFNLIPRHIPKRPDEDIHNFVNDSAYRLVRAQEENMVLKPWVLLASLLLQKHHQNQAPGQKRGIALEELTQQAVWLRDLSRQYGAFLHWPDHTSPSDVVYSSLSLHRGLVRISEGRVQLALEQGRQAGSGEPPSTFTPEEELLNQAVIMLSCASYRNQALHVFIRPALLASAIHAASSNKKQEVFNSFSFLRNTFSNEFILCPGATVQDFEEACYLLVKTGVLQVNPQEVVVTERGHRTVAFLTALLEPFLQGYQVVCRFLCEEAAETLTEKEFIPAVRKFILKQILAGRLRYIEVLSSDLQKNTLAALLRLGAVRKINGAEQGTLKVNKVMVNSLEDTLGGKLPTQKAAIARL from the exons ATGGCATCGAAAGCTGATTATTTG CATAGAGACCCAATGCTGAAGAAAAGAGATGACTTTGAGGACATgttggaggagaggaggaactCCAGTGACCTGAGATATGCTCTCAGATGTTACACTCCTGTTCTTTACAGAGGAGTGACTCCCTGTAAATCCAGCGTGCTGAAGAGCATGGTGCTTCAATCTGATCATATTCACTACGTCATCAATCAG GTTTCCAAAGAGACTGGCAGGGCTACTGATGACGTCCAGGAGGAAGCATCGGCCATCTTGGAGGAGATGGCTCACCGCCTGCAGCTCAGCACCGTTCGCTTCTTTGCCTTCACGCTCAGCAAAATCTTTAAAACCTTGTTCAGGAGCATCTGTGTCAACGAAGAGGGCATCCAGAGA CTGCAACAGGCTATTCAGGAGCATCCAGTAGTTTTACTGCCAAGTCATCGCAGTTACATGGATTTCCTGTTGATGTCGTACCTCCTCTACACCTACGACCTGGCTCTACCTGTCATTGCTGCTGGCATGG ACTTCATGGGGATGAAGATTGTTGGAGAGATGTTACGGATGTCTGGAGCTTTCTTCATTCGGCGGTCGTTTGGTGGAGACAAGCTGTACTGGGCTGTCTTCTCAGAGTACGTCAAGACTATGCTCAGG aATGGATTTGCACCTGTTGAATTTTTCCTAGAGGGAACTAGAAGCAGAACATGCAAGTCTTTAACTCCAAAACTAG gTCTGTTGAATATAGTGATGGATCCATTCCTCAAAGGGGAGGTGTTTGATATTAGCGTGGTCCCTGTCAGTATCAGCTATGAGAGGATCTTGGAGGAGACGCTGTATGCCAGAGAACTACTGGGTGTACCCAAACCCAAAGAGTCCACTTCA GCTCTGTTCAAAGCCAGGAAGGTCCTCAGTGAAGACTATGGCAGTATCCATGTGTACTTTGGTCAACCGGTGTCTATTAGAAGCATGGCTGAGGGCAGAGTTAACCGCTGCCAGTTCAACCTGATTCCAAG ACATATCCCCAAAAGACCTGACGAGGACATCCACAACTTTGTGAATGACTCGGCCTACAGACTAGTACGGGCGCAAGAGGAGAACATGGTCCTGAAGCCGTGGGTCCTTCTTGCCTCTCTTTTGCTACAGAAGCACCACCAGAACCAGGCACCGGGGCAGAAACGAGGGATAGCACTGGAAGAGCTGACTCAACAGGCTGTGTGGCTCAGGGATCTTTCCCGGCAGTATGGAGCCTTCCTCCACTGGCCTG ACCACACGTCTCCATCAGATGTAGTCTACTCCAGTCTTTCCCTACACCGAGGGTTGGTGAGGATCTCGGAGGGAAGAGTCCAGCTGGCATTGGAACAAG GAAGACAAGCAGGGTCAGGGGAGCCTCCCAGCACCTTTACCCCAGAAGAAGAGCTCCTGAATCAGGCAGTCATCATGCTCTCCTGTGCCTCCTACAGGAACCAGGCACTGCACGTCTTTATCCGACCAGCACTACTGGCTTCTGCCATCCACGCTGCGTCCTCCAACAAAAAAC aggaggTCTTCAACAGTTTCAGCTTCCTAAGAAACACGTTCTCCAATGAGTTTATTCTCTGTCCTGGAGCAACAGTGCAG GACTTTGAGGAGGCCTGTTACCTGCTGGTGAAGACTGGAGTGCTGCAGGTCAACCCACAGGAGGTAGTGGTaacagagagaggacacagaACAGTGGCCTTCCTCACCGCTCTGCTTGAGCCTTTTTTACAAGGATATCAG GTGGTGTGCAGGTTCCTATGTGAAGAGGCTGCTGAGACTTTGACAGAAAAGGAGTTTATTCCTGCTGTCCGGAAGTTTATTCTCAAACAAATTCTAGCAG GTAGACTAAGATACATTGAGGTGTTGTCGTCGGACCTCCAGAAGAACACGCTGGCAGCTTTGCTAAGACTTGGAGCTGTTCGAAAAATCAATGG AGCTGAGCAGGGGACTTTAAAGGTCAACAAGGTGATGGTGAACTCATTGGAGGACACTCTAG GGGGAAAACTTCCCACTCAGAAAGCTGCCATCGCTCGCCTCTAA
- the c24h1orf131 gene encoding uncharacterized protein C1orf131 homolog, whose translation MSSKTNGKEDRDCLFLEQVLDKLYDIGDGPTSKKKLKSRKKKRKRRDDDEEEEEEEFPTVGDFANDSGDCRADHNSSTAQKRRLLQTELTGPTIQHVNQVEVVTFQDPTKKPKTRQTPAPDKTPTLHIAEKKQSDQLEELNLEKARLEVHRFGITGYKKEQQRVFEQDRAVMLGARPPKKSYVNYKVLQQQIKEKKEKAKEEVQPDLKKKKKQNNQRDKKKVSSGSGSAPSGQVGRFKNGMLVLSSKEIQKIKGNRRRK comes from the exons ATGAGCTCAAAGACGAACGGAAAAGAAGACAGGGACTGTCTCTTTCTCGAACAAGTTTTGGATAAGCTTTATGACATTG GTGATGGGCCCACATCAAAAAAGAAGCTCAAATCTCGGAAGAAGAAACGAAAAAGgcgtgatgatgatgaagaagaagaggaggaagagtttCCTACAGTTGGAGATTTTGCCAACGACAGTGGCGACTGTAGAGCAGATCATAATAGTTCAACAGCACAGAAGCGGCGGCTACTTCAGACTGAGCTAACAG GTCCAACCATCCAGCACGTGAACCAGGTGGAGGTTGTGACATTTCAGGACCCCACAAAGAAACCGAAGACCAGGCAGACACCAGCCCCTGACAAAACACCT ACCCTTCACATAGCGGAGAAGAAGCAAAGCGACCAGCTAGAAGAACTCAACTTGGAAAAG GCTCGTCTGGAAGTCCATCGGTTTGGAATCACAGGTTATAAGAAGGAACAGCAGCGTGTTTTTGAACAGGACAGAGCAGTCATGCTGGGAGCAAGA CCTCCTAAGAAGAGCTACGTCAACTACAAGGTGCTCCAGCAGCAGAttaaagagaagaaggagaaagcaAAAGAAGAGGTTCAGCCG GActtgaagaaaaagaagaagcagaataATCAAAG GGACAAGAAGAAGGTGTCCTCTGGTTCTGGCTCGGCTCCCTCGGGTCAGGTGGGCCGCTTCAAGAACGGCATGCTGGTCCTCAGCTCCAAAGAGATCCAGAAAATCAAAGGCAACAGAAGACGCAAATag
- the gnpat gene encoding dihydroxyacetone phosphate acyltransferase isoform X1 — protein sequence MASKADYLHRDPMLKKRDDFEDMLEERRNSSDLRYALRCYTPVLYRGVTPCKSSVLKSMVLQSDHIHYVINQVSKETGRATDDVQEEASAILEEMAHRLQLSTVRFFAFTLSKIFKTLFRSICVNEEGIQRLQQAIQEHPVVLLPSHRSYMDFLLMSYLLYTYDLALPVIAAGMDFMGMKIVGEMLRMSGAFFIRRSFGGDKLYWAVFSEYVKTMLRNGFAPVEFFLEGTRSRTCKSLTPKLGLLNIVMDPFLKGEVFDISVVPVSISYERILEETLYARELLGVPKPKESTSALFKARKVLSEDYGSIHVYFGQPVSIRSMAEGRVNRCQFNLIPRHIPKRPDEDIHNFVNDSAYRLVRAQEENMVLKPWVLLASLLLQKHHQNQAPGQKRGIALEELTQQAVWLRDLSRQYGAFLHWPDHTSPSDVVYSSLSLHRGLVRISEGRVQLALEQAGRQAGSGEPPSTFTPEEELLNQAVIMLSCASYRNQALHVFIRPALLASAIHAASSNKKQEVFNSFSFLRNTFSNEFILCPGATVQDFEEACYLLVKTGVLQVNPQEVVVTERGHRTVAFLTALLEPFLQGYQVVCRFLCEEAAETLTEKEFIPAVRKFILKQILAGRLRYIEVLSSDLQKNTLAALLRLGAVRKINGAEQGTLKVNKVMVNSLEDTLGGKLPTQKAAIARL from the exons ATGGCATCGAAAGCTGATTATTTG CATAGAGACCCAATGCTGAAGAAAAGAGATGACTTTGAGGACATgttggaggagaggaggaactCCAGTGACCTGAGATATGCTCTCAGATGTTACACTCCTGTTCTTTACAGAGGAGTGACTCCCTGTAAATCCAGCGTGCTGAAGAGCATGGTGCTTCAATCTGATCATATTCACTACGTCATCAATCAG GTTTCCAAAGAGACTGGCAGGGCTACTGATGACGTCCAGGAGGAAGCATCGGCCATCTTGGAGGAGATGGCTCACCGCCTGCAGCTCAGCACCGTTCGCTTCTTTGCCTTCACGCTCAGCAAAATCTTTAAAACCTTGTTCAGGAGCATCTGTGTCAACGAAGAGGGCATCCAGAGA CTGCAACAGGCTATTCAGGAGCATCCAGTAGTTTTACTGCCAAGTCATCGCAGTTACATGGATTTCCTGTTGATGTCGTACCTCCTCTACACCTACGACCTGGCTCTACCTGTCATTGCTGCTGGCATGG ACTTCATGGGGATGAAGATTGTTGGAGAGATGTTACGGATGTCTGGAGCTTTCTTCATTCGGCGGTCGTTTGGTGGAGACAAGCTGTACTGGGCTGTCTTCTCAGAGTACGTCAAGACTATGCTCAGG aATGGATTTGCACCTGTTGAATTTTTCCTAGAGGGAACTAGAAGCAGAACATGCAAGTCTTTAACTCCAAAACTAG gTCTGTTGAATATAGTGATGGATCCATTCCTCAAAGGGGAGGTGTTTGATATTAGCGTGGTCCCTGTCAGTATCAGCTATGAGAGGATCTTGGAGGAGACGCTGTATGCCAGAGAACTACTGGGTGTACCCAAACCCAAAGAGTCCACTTCA GCTCTGTTCAAAGCCAGGAAGGTCCTCAGTGAAGACTATGGCAGTATCCATGTGTACTTTGGTCAACCGGTGTCTATTAGAAGCATGGCTGAGGGCAGAGTTAACCGCTGCCAGTTCAACCTGATTCCAAG ACATATCCCCAAAAGACCTGACGAGGACATCCACAACTTTGTGAATGACTCGGCCTACAGACTAGTACGGGCGCAAGAGGAGAACATGGTCCTGAAGCCGTGGGTCCTTCTTGCCTCTCTTTTGCTACAGAAGCACCACCAGAACCAGGCACCGGGGCAGAAACGAGGGATAGCACTGGAAGAGCTGACTCAACAGGCTGTGTGGCTCAGGGATCTTTCCCGGCAGTATGGAGCCTTCCTCCACTGGCCTG ACCACACGTCTCCATCAGATGTAGTCTACTCCAGTCTTTCCCTACACCGAGGGTTGGTGAGGATCTCGGAGGGAAGAGTCCAGCTGGCATTGGAACAAG cagGAAGACAAGCAGGGTCAGGGGAGCCTCCCAGCACCTTTACCCCAGAAGAAGAGCTCCTGAATCAGGCAGTCATCATGCTCTCCTGTGCCTCCTACAGGAACCAGGCACTGCACGTCTTTATCCGACCAGCACTACTGGCTTCTGCCATCCACGCTGCGTCCTCCAACAAAAAAC aggaggTCTTCAACAGTTTCAGCTTCCTAAGAAACACGTTCTCCAATGAGTTTATTCTCTGTCCTGGAGCAACAGTGCAG GACTTTGAGGAGGCCTGTTACCTGCTGGTGAAGACTGGAGTGCTGCAGGTCAACCCACAGGAGGTAGTGGTaacagagagaggacacagaACAGTGGCCTTCCTCACCGCTCTGCTTGAGCCTTTTTTACAAGGATATCAG GTGGTGTGCAGGTTCCTATGTGAAGAGGCTGCTGAGACTTTGACAGAAAAGGAGTTTATTCCTGCTGTCCGGAAGTTTATTCTCAAACAAATTCTAGCAG GTAGACTAAGATACATTGAGGTGTTGTCGTCGGACCTCCAGAAGAACACGCTGGCAGCTTTGCTAAGACTTGGAGCTGTTCGAAAAATCAATGG AGCTGAGCAGGGGACTTTAAAGGTCAACAAGGTGATGGTGAACTCATTGGAGGACACTCTAG GGGGAAAACTTCCCACTCAGAAAGCTGCCATCGCTCGCCTCTAA